Proteins found in one Phycisphaeraceae bacterium genomic segment:
- a CDS encoding PH domain-containing protein, protein MSHAPLHRAASPSEARSEVAVRAYRGVWRLLAVWFKLPQEPPSLPIAPGDVADSFHPSPAFLRYLKFRFWIALLIIDVVLVVLWIAATVALYFANLTWVAVILAPVALAIIVVPDIVAYVAIHLRFDTTWYVMSRRSLRVRQGVWSIRELTLTFENVQNVRVVQGPLQRFFGLATVMVETAGGGSVQAQGQPVKLGHHALIEGLTNAQEIRDLILARVTASRSAGIGDDRVPVEAPMVSRDFTMTSEQLAVLRAIRDELRAAAAA, encoded by the coding sequence ATGAGTCATGCGCCTCTTCACCGCGCCGCATCTCCAAGTGAAGCTCGCTCTGAGGTGGCCGTCCGGGCGTACCGAGGTGTCTGGCGCCTCCTCGCGGTCTGGTTCAAGCTTCCGCAGGAACCGCCCTCGCTCCCGATTGCACCTGGCGATGTCGCGGACTCGTTTCACCCATCGCCCGCGTTTCTTCGCTATCTCAAGTTCCGCTTCTGGATTGCGCTGCTCATCATCGATGTGGTGCTGGTTGTGCTGTGGATCGCTGCAACGGTGGCGCTGTATTTCGCGAACCTGACCTGGGTGGCCGTCATCCTTGCGCCGGTAGCGCTCGCGATCATCGTTGTTCCGGATATCGTCGCGTATGTCGCCATTCACCTTCGTTTCGACACCACCTGGTATGTGATGTCGCGGCGAAGCCTCCGAGTCCGGCAGGGCGTGTGGAGCATTCGCGAACTGACGCTCACCTTTGAGAATGTGCAGAATGTGCGAGTCGTGCAGGGACCGCTCCAGCGCTTCTTCGGTCTGGCCACGGTGATGGTTGAGACGGCGGGCGGCGGGTCGGTGCAGGCTCAGGGCCAGCCCGTCAAGCTTGGCCATCACGCCCTCATCGAGGGACTCACGAATGCCCAAGAGATCCGCGACCTGATCCTCGCGCGTGTCACGGCGTCTCGCAGCGCCGGAATCGGCGATGATCGAGTGCCCGTCGAAGCGCCGATGGTCTCGCGCGACTTCACTATGACGAGTGAACAGCTCGCCGTGCTCCGCGCCATTCGAGACGAACTCCGCGCCGCGGCCGCCGCGTGA
- a CDS encoding metal ABC transporter permease: MIVASLTRWSWSLDGWIVVVGALAAAACAIPGSLLLLRRMSLMGDAISHAVLPGIAAAFLLTGNRASLPMFLGAAMVGALTALASEWLRARGRVEENASIGVVFTSLFALGILLMVRGSARVDLDPSCVLFGGIEFTPLDLVSIGGVVVPRAVLTIGGVLVLNVICVVAFWKELALSIFDPQSAASLGLRPRLLQAMVMMMTAITAVACFESVGSILVVALLVVPAATARLLTLRLSAMVIVAVLVGAVAAATGHMAAVVVPALLGAGSVNTAGSIAVMAGALLVLVILTRRPRRGVRLEWRGARRAVHSS; encoded by the coding sequence ATGATCGTGGCGAGCCTCACCAGGTGGTCGTGGTCGCTCGACGGGTGGATCGTGGTGGTCGGCGCGCTCGCCGCGGCCGCATGCGCCATCCCGGGCTCGCTCCTTCTGCTTCGGCGCATGAGCCTCATGGGCGATGCGATCAGCCACGCCGTGCTGCCCGGCATCGCGGCGGCGTTCCTGCTGACCGGAAATCGAGCAAGCCTTCCAATGTTTCTTGGTGCGGCCATGGTCGGCGCCTTGACCGCGCTGGCAAGCGAGTGGCTGCGTGCCCGAGGCCGCGTCGAAGAGAACGCCTCGATCGGCGTGGTCTTCACCTCGCTGTTCGCCCTGGGGATTCTGCTGATGGTGCGCGGATCGGCGCGAGTGGATCTCGACCCCTCCTGCGTGCTCTTCGGCGGCATCGAGTTCACGCCACTCGATCTCGTGTCGATCGGCGGTGTGGTGGTGCCGCGCGCCGTTCTTACCATCGGAGGAGTGCTGGTTCTGAATGTGATCTGTGTCGTCGCGTTCTGGAAGGAGCTCGCGCTCTCGATCTTCGACCCTCAGTCAGCAGCCTCGCTTGGCTTGCGCCCGAGGCTCTTGCAGGCCATGGTGATGATGATGACCGCCATCACCGCGGTGGCGTGCTTTGAGAGCGTGGGCAGCATTCTGGTGGTCGCCCTTCTGGTGGTTCCGGCGGCGACGGCGCGCCTCCTGACCTTGCGCCTGTCGGCCATGGTGATCGTCGCCGTTCTTGTCGGAGCGGTTGCCGCGGCGACCGGTCACATGGCGGCCGTAGTGGTTCCTGCGTTGCTGGGCGCAGGCAGTGTCAACACGGCGGGCAGCATCGCGGTCATGGCCGGGGCGCTCCTTGTGCTCGTCATTCTCACGCGGCGGCCGCGGCGCGGAGTTCGTCTCGAATGGCGCGGAGCACGGCGAGCTGTTCACTCGTCATAG
- a CDS encoding metal ABC transporter permease, with protein MIAGLAVLLDDHNARVVMLGSGALGAVCGLLGTFLVLRRRALLGDAISHAALPGVALGFIAGLVFAGADSARSLPWLLAGGALGGALGVAATELLRRATLLRDDARLAIVLSVFFGAGVVLLSVIQSLPTGHAAGLEGLIYGRTATMLARDAWLIAIVAVVTTALGLCFARGWKVLCFDEEFARAVGLRVARFDAALMALATLVTVAGMQAVGLILVVALQVIPAAAARFWSDRLSLCVVLAMGLGASSGVIGAALSALLPNLPSGAVIVLVAAALFVMSLLFGPAHGMAWRGLLHWRAAREVALEHLLRAQFEAVEADGKGDAMTSATSGAAASFLSHDNSAFSSHGGVTLEAIQARRRFRPPALRRAVSMALRRRLIWRDAGARLHFTDAGWQEAARLTARHRLWEHFLIERAGVQASHVDRDADMVEHVLSPALLARIERAIGFCGALPRDPHSSRDMAHGSSSALPRSESPEPSANTPSRTTETWSHRSDAPPHSNAVQPHTPRDPPSAGECDTPGPQAAPHDPEVHQR; from the coding sequence GTGATCGCCGGGCTTGCGGTGCTCCTCGACGACCACAACGCGCGCGTCGTCATGCTCGGGTCGGGCGCGCTCGGCGCCGTGTGCGGGCTGCTCGGGACATTCCTCGTTCTGCGACGGCGCGCCCTTCTTGGTGATGCGATCAGTCATGCGGCGCTTCCCGGTGTCGCCCTCGGGTTCATCGCGGGGCTCGTATTCGCCGGCGCCGACAGCGCCCGTTCACTGCCATGGCTCCTCGCGGGCGGCGCGCTCGGTGGCGCGCTTGGTGTGGCTGCCACCGAGTTGCTTCGGCGCGCCACCCTCCTTCGCGACGATGCTCGACTTGCGATCGTCCTCAGTGTCTTCTTCGGCGCGGGCGTGGTGCTCCTCAGCGTCATCCAGTCGCTCCCGACCGGACATGCCGCAGGACTCGAGGGGCTCATCTACGGTCGCACCGCGACCATGCTCGCCCGCGACGCGTGGCTCATCGCCATTGTTGCCGTCGTGACCACGGCCCTCGGGCTCTGCTTCGCGCGCGGCTGGAAGGTCTTGTGTTTCGACGAGGAGTTTGCCCGCGCTGTCGGTCTTCGGGTCGCCCGATTCGACGCCGCGCTGATGGCGCTTGCCACGCTGGTGACGGTCGCTGGCATGCAGGCGGTGGGCCTGATCCTGGTCGTTGCACTCCAGGTGATTCCTGCCGCGGCCGCCCGCTTCTGGAGCGATCGCCTGTCGCTGTGCGTCGTCCTGGCCATGGGGCTCGGCGCCTCATCGGGCGTCATCGGTGCCGCGCTCAGCGCACTGCTTCCGAACCTGCCCTCAGGTGCCGTGATCGTTCTGGTTGCGGCAGCGCTCTTCGTCATGAGCCTGCTCTTCGGCCCCGCGCACGGAATGGCATGGCGCGGTCTGCTGCACTGGCGAGCGGCGCGGGAAGTGGCACTCGAACACCTGCTCCGCGCCCAGTTCGAGGCAGTCGAGGCCGATGGAAAGGGCGACGCGATGACATCGGCGACCTCAGGGGCCGCAGCAAGTTTCTTGAGCCACGACAATTCGGCCTTCAGTTCGCACGGTGGCGTCACCCTCGAGGCGATTCAAGCAAGGCGACGCTTTCGCCCCCCCGCCCTGCGACGAGCAGTCTCGATGGCCCTCCGTCGCCGTCTGATCTGGCGCGATGCCGGGGCGCGCCTCCACTTCACCGATGCGGGGTGGCAGGAGGCGGCGCGGCTGACGGCGCGGCACCGGCTTTGGGAACACTTCCTGATCGAGCGTGCAGGCGTGCAGGCGAGTCATGTCGATCGCGACGCGGACATGGTCGAGCATGTCCTCTCCCCCGCGCTTCTTGCGAGAATCGAACGAGCCATCGGGTTCTGCGGAGCGCTCCCGCGCGACCCGCACTCGTCGAGGGACATGGCGCACGGCTCCAGTTCCGCACTTCCTCGCTCCGAGTCGCCGGAGCCCAGTGCCAACACACCGTCGCGCACCACTGAGACATGGTCGCACAGAAGCGACGCCCCGCCACATTCCAACGCGGTGCAGCCGCACACGCCCAGGGATCCGCCCAGTGCAGGTGAGTGCGACACCCCAGGCCCGCAGGCGGCTCCACACGATCCGGAGGTTCACCAACGATGA